From Camelina sativa cultivar DH55 chromosome 7, Cs, whole genome shotgun sequence, one genomic window encodes:
- the LOC104700424 gene encoding probable WRKY transcription factor 21, with protein MEEIEGTNRAAVESCHRVLNLLNKPQQQQQQQQQDHVGFERNLVSETREAVFRFKRVSTLLSTSVVGHARFRRAKKLETHVSQTFLLDPSSHQRTELASSSSQKPPVLRSGFQELSLRPSDSLTLGTKSFTLNPNAKAPLLQLNQQPIPSSNFSNLFPDKQQQQQQQLQKQQQQQQQLQQQQQFHERLKAHHLHQQQQLQKHQAELLLRKCNGGISLSFDNSSCTPTMSSTRSFVSSLSIDGSVANLEGKNSFHLVGVPSSTDQNSQHSKRKCPLKGDEHGGLKCGNSSRCHCSKKRKHRVRRSIRVPAISNKVADIPPDDYSWRKYGQKPIKGSPYPRGYYKCSSMRGCPARKHVERCLEDPAMLIVTYEAEHNHPKLPSQAITT; from the exons ATGGAGGAGATAGAAGGAACGAACAGAGCAGCTGTAGAGAGTTGTCATAGAGTTCTTAATCTTTTGAATAAAccacagcagcagcagcagcagcagcaacaagatCATGTTGGGTTTGAGAGGAATTTGGTGTCTGAAACTAGAGAAGCTGTGTTTAGGTTCAAGAGAGTGTCGACTTTGTTGAGCACTAGTGTTGTTGGTCATGCTAGGTTTAGAAGAGCCAAGAAACTTGAGACCCATGTGTCTCAAACCTTCCTCCTTGATCCTTCTTCTCACCAAAGAACAGAACttgcatcttcttcatctcagaAACCACCTGTTCTCCGGTCTGGTTTCCAGGAATTGAGCTTGAGACCTTCAGATTCACTCACTTTAGGGACCAAGTCTTTCACTTTGAACCCAAATGCTAAAGCTCCTCTCCTTCAGCTTAACCAGCAGCCAATTCCTTCTTCGAATTTTTCCAATCTGTTTCcagacaaacaacaacaacagcagcagcagctacagaaacaacagcagcagcagcagcagctacaGCAGCAACAGCAGTTTCATGAACGGTTAAAAGCTCACCATCTTCATCAGCAGCAACAGCTACAGAAACATCAAGCTGAGCTTTTGCTTAGGAAATGCAATGGTGGGATAAGTTTGAGTTTCGATAACTCGAGTTGTACTCCAACCATGTCATCCACCAGGTCCTTTGTCTCTTCACTTAGCATAGATGGTAGTGTGGCTAATCTAGAAGGAAAGAACTCTTTCCATTTGGTAGGGGTACCGAGTTCAACTGATCAGAACTCACAACACTCTAAGAGAAAATGCCCTTTGAAAGGAGACGAACATGGAGGCTTAAAATGTGGGAACTCTAGCCGTTGCCACTGCTCTAAGAAGAG GAAACATCGGGTTAGGAGATCGATCAGAGTGCCTGCTATAAGTAACAAGGTTGCAGATATTCCTCCTGATGATTACTCATGGCGCAAATATGGTCAGAAGCCCATCAAGGGCTCTCCTTATCCAAG GGGATATTACAAATGCAGTAGCATGAGAGGTTGTCCAGCGAGGAAGCACGTTGAGAGATGTTTGGAAGATCCGGCAATGCTTATTGTTACTTATGAAGCAGAGCATAACCATCCGAAATTGCCATCTCAAGCTATAACAACTTAA